Proteins from a single region of Neodiprion virginianus isolate iyNeoVirg1 chromosome 4, iyNeoVirg1.1, whole genome shotgun sequence:
- the LOC124304001 gene encoding solute carrier family 35 member E3-like isoform X1, with amino-acid sequence MNKRVLTFLCLVLNIFFSILIVLLNKMVYVRIGFPNVTLSMIHFAITFLGLIICEKLDVFCIKDVAIKEMVPIALTFCGFVVLTNLSLEHNTIGTYQVTKMLTTPCVVVMQAICYKKKFSLLVKLTLIPIIAGVVINFYYDIRFNILGTIYATLGVIVTSLYQVWVSRKQKEFQMDPMQLLYYQAPLSAAMLFVIVPFLEPIGNTLQHSWTFTDILMVLLSSVVAFFVNLTSYWIIGYTSPLTYNMVGHSKFCLLLLGGAIIFHESLALNQAIGITLTLIGIVLYARVKMKDGISNISRLTLEEGKPLYKT; translated from the exons ATGAACAAAAGAGTATTAACATTTCTCTGCTTAGTactaaatatatttttttcaatacttattgtattgttaaataaaatggTGTACGTGAGGATTGGATTTCCAAATGTCACCCTGTCCATGATACACTTTGCAATAACATTTCTTGGGCTAatcatttgtgaaaaattggaTGTATTTTGTATAAAAGATGTTGCCATTAAAGAAATGGTACCTATCGCCCTAACTTTCTGTGGGTTTGTTGTCCTTACTAATCTGAGTCTGGAACACAACACGATCGGCACTTATCAAGTTACTAAAATGCTTACAACCCCCTGCGTCGTTGTTATGCAGGCAATAtgttataaaaagaaattcagtTTGCTTGTTAAACTAACATTAATACCGATCATAGCTGGAGTTGTCATCAACTTTTATTACGACATTAGGTTTAATATTCTTGGGACTATTTACGCTACTCTAGGTGTTATTGTTACATCTCTGTATCAAGTT TGGGTCAGCAGAAAGCAAAAGGAATTCCAAATGGATCCTATGCAGCTCCTTTATTATCAAGCACCGTTATCTGCAGCAATGCTGTTTGTGATCGTACCATTTCTGGAACCCATTGGTAACACCCTCCAGCATAGCTGGACGTTTACAGATATT CTGATGGTGCTGCTATCGAGCGTCGTAGCATTTTTTGTGAACTTAACATCGTACTGGATAATAGGATACACATCACCATTAAC TTATAATATGGTTGgacattcgaaattttgccTTCTTTTACTTGGTGGCGCTATTATATTCCACGAATCACTTGCACTGAATCAGGCTATCGGAATTACTCTGACGTTGATTGGAATTGTGTTATATGCTCGAGTCAAG ATGAAAGACGGCATATCGAATATTTCACGTTTGACATTGGAAGAAGGCAAGCCACTTTATAAGACGTAG
- the LOC124304001 gene encoding solute carrier family 35 member E3-like isoform X3 — MNKRWVSRKQKEFQMDPMQLLYYQAPLSAAMLFVIVPFLEPIGNTLQHSWTFTDILMVLLSSVVAFFVNLTSYWIIGYTSPLTYNMVGHSKFCLLLLGGAIIFHESLALNQAIGITLTLIGIVLYARVKMKDGISNISRLTLEEGKPLYKT, encoded by the exons ATGAACAAAAGA TGGGTCAGCAGAAAGCAAAAGGAATTCCAAATGGATCCTATGCAGCTCCTTTATTATCAAGCACCGTTATCTGCAGCAATGCTGTTTGTGATCGTACCATTTCTGGAACCCATTGGTAACACCCTCCAGCATAGCTGGACGTTTACAGATATT CTGATGGTGCTGCTATCGAGCGTCGTAGCATTTTTTGTGAACTTAACATCGTACTGGATAATAGGATACACATCACCATTAAC TTATAATATGGTTGgacattcgaaattttgccTTCTTTTACTTGGTGGCGCTATTATATTCCACGAATCACTTGCACTGAATCAGGCTATCGGAATTACTCTGACGTTGATTGGAATTGTGTTATATGCTCGAGTCAAG ATGAAAGACGGCATATCGAATATTTCACGTTTGACATTGGAAGAAGGCAAGCCACTTTATAAGACGTAG
- the LOC124304001 gene encoding solute carrier family 35 member E3-like isoform X4: MDPMQLLYYQAPLSAAMLFVIVPFLEPIGNTLQHSWTFTDILMVLLSSVVAFFVNLTSYWIIGYTSPLTYNMVGHSKFCLLLLGGAIIFHESLALNQAIGITLTLIGIVLYARVKMKDGISNISRLTLEEGKPLYKT, encoded by the exons ATGGATCCTATGCAGCTCCTTTATTATCAAGCACCGTTATCTGCAGCAATGCTGTTTGTGATCGTACCATTTCTGGAACCCATTGGTAACACCCTCCAGCATAGCTGGACGTTTACAGATATT CTGATGGTGCTGCTATCGAGCGTCGTAGCATTTTTTGTGAACTTAACATCGTACTGGATAATAGGATACACATCACCATTAAC TTATAATATGGTTGgacattcgaaattttgccTTCTTTTACTTGGTGGCGCTATTATATTCCACGAATCACTTGCACTGAATCAGGCTATCGGAATTACTCTGACGTTGATTGGAATTGTGTTATATGCTCGAGTCAAG ATGAAAGACGGCATATCGAATATTTCACGTTTGACATTGGAAGAAGGCAAGCCACTTTATAAGACGTAG
- the LOC124304013 gene encoding uncharacterized protein LOC124304013, with protein MVEPNPNFDAELKHHYWAASFFLPFGSIFVLAIVVLLMVLFKRCPYVIAGVATSLLAMTVIFVIITSFNNTPLYS; from the exons ATGGTGGAGCCAAATCCTAATTTTG ATGCTGAATTGAAACATCATTACTGGGCAGCATCGTTTTTTCTACCGTTTGGCTCGATTTTTGTCCTTGCTATCGTGGTTCTGCTAATG GTATTATTTAAAAGATGTCCATACGTAATAGCTGGAGTTGCTACATCACTACTTGCCATGACTGTTATATTCGTAATTATCACGTCCTTCAATAACACACCACTTTACTcttaa
- the LOC124304001 gene encoding solute carrier family 35 member E3-like isoform X2 — protein sequence MNKRVLTFLCLVLNIFFSILIVLLNKMVYVRIGFPNVTLSMIHFAITFLGLIICEKLDVFCIKDVAIKEMVPIALTFCGFVVLTNLSLEHNTIGTYQVTKMLTTPCVVVMQAICYKKKFSLLVKLTLIPIIAGVVINFYYDIRFNILGTIYATLGVIVTSLYQVWVSRKQKEFQMDPMQLLYYQAPLSAAMLFVIVPFLEPIGNTLQHSWTFTDILMVLLSSVVAFFVNLTSYWIIGYTSPLTYNMVGHSKFCLLLLGGAIIFHESLALNQAIGITLTLIGIVLYARVKANERRHIEYFTFDIGRRQATL from the exons ATGAACAAAAGAGTATTAACATTTCTCTGCTTAGTactaaatatatttttttcaatacttattgtattgttaaataaaatggTGTACGTGAGGATTGGATTTCCAAATGTCACCCTGTCCATGATACACTTTGCAATAACATTTCTTGGGCTAatcatttgtgaaaaattggaTGTATTTTGTATAAAAGATGTTGCCATTAAAGAAATGGTACCTATCGCCCTAACTTTCTGTGGGTTTGTTGTCCTTACTAATCTGAGTCTGGAACACAACACGATCGGCACTTATCAAGTTACTAAAATGCTTACAACCCCCTGCGTCGTTGTTATGCAGGCAATAtgttataaaaagaaattcagtTTGCTTGTTAAACTAACATTAATACCGATCATAGCTGGAGTTGTCATCAACTTTTATTACGACATTAGGTTTAATATTCTTGGGACTATTTACGCTACTCTAGGTGTTATTGTTACATCTCTGTATCAAGTT TGGGTCAGCAGAAAGCAAAAGGAATTCCAAATGGATCCTATGCAGCTCCTTTATTATCAAGCACCGTTATCTGCAGCAATGCTGTTTGTGATCGTACCATTTCTGGAACCCATTGGTAACACCCTCCAGCATAGCTGGACGTTTACAGATATT CTGATGGTGCTGCTATCGAGCGTCGTAGCATTTTTTGTGAACTTAACATCGTACTGGATAATAGGATACACATCACCATTAAC TTATAATATGGTTGgacattcgaaattttgccTTCTTTTACTTGGTGGCGCTATTATATTCCACGAATCACTTGCACTGAATCAGGCTATCGGAATTACTCTGACGTTGATTGGAATTGTGTTATATGCTCGAGTCAAGGCAA ATGAAAGACGGCATATCGAATATTTCACGTTTGACATTGGAAGAAGGCAAGCCACTTTATAA
- the LOC124303986 gene encoding ruvB-like helicase 1 translates to MKIEEVKSTAKTQRISAHTHIKGLGLDENGIAIQMAAGLVGQEMAREAAGVVVDMIRSKKMAGRAVLLAGPPGTGKTAVALAIAQELGNKVPFCPMVGSEVYSSEIKKTEVLMENFRRAIGLRIKETKEVYEGEVTELTPVETENPMGGYGKTVSHVVIGLKTAKGTKQLKLDPSIYESLQKEKVETGDVIYIEANSGAVKRQGRSDNFATEFDLEAEEYVPLPKGDVHKKKEVIQDVTLHDLDVANSKPQGGQDIMSMMGQLMKPKKTEITDKLRKEINKVVNKYIDQGIAELVPGVLFIDEVHMLDIETFTYLHRALESAIAPIVIFATNRGRCIIRGTEDIASPHGIPLDLLDRLLIIRTLPYSRKEIEQIVKLRATTEGLQVEDEALQTLGDIGTRTTLRYVVQLLTPAALTAKVNGRTVIKKEDVEEVGALFLDAKSSAKILTQHKDKYMK, encoded by the exons atGAAGATTGAGGAGGTGAAAAGTACGGCAAAAACCCAGAGAATTTCTGCACACACGCATATTAAAGGTCTCGGTCTTGACGAGAATGGTATTGCAATTCAGATGGCTGCCGGTCTCGTCGGCCAAGAAATGGCAAGagag GCTGCTGGTGTTGTCGTCGATATGATAAGATCGAAGAAAATGGCTGGGCGAGCAGTCCTGCTTGCAGGACCACCTGGAACAGGGAAAACAGCAGTTGCCCTTGCAATAGCGCAGGAACTGGGTAACAAAGTGCCATTTTGTCCGATGGTTGGTTCCGAAGTATATAGTtcagagataaaaaaaacagaggtacttatggaaaattttcgacgaGCTATTGGGTTGCGAATAAAAGAAACCAAAGAAGTCTACGAAGGTGAAGTAACGGAGCTGACGCCTGTGGAAACTGAGAACCCAATGGGCGGCTATGGAAAGACAGTTTCCCATGTGGTTATTGGGTTGAAAACTGCTAAAGGAACAAAACAGTTGAAACTTGATCCATCTATATACGAATCTCTCCAAAAAGAAAAGGTTGAGACCGGTGATGTAATTTATATCGAGGCAAATAGCGGGGCTGTGAAACGACAAGGACGTAGTGACAATTTTGCAACGGAATTTGATTTGGAGGCAGAGGAATACGTGCCTTTGCCCAAAGGTGATGTgcataaaaagaaagaagttATCCAGGATGTCACGCTGCATGATTTAGATGTCGCTAACTCTAAACCACAAGGAGGACAGGACATCATGTCAATGATGGGACAACTCATGAAGCCCAAGAAAACTGAAATCACCG ATAAACTGCGGAAGGAAATAAACAAAGTTGTGAACAAGTACATCGATCAGGGTATCGCAGAACTGGTACCTGGAGTTCTGTTTATAGACGAAGTACATATGCTGGATATTGAGACATTTACATATCTCCATCGTGCTTTAGAAAGTGCAATTGCTCCAATAGTTATATTTGCAACAAACCGTGGTCGTTGCATCATCAGAGGCACAGAAGACATTGCTTCGCCACATGGAATACCACTCGATTTACTCGATAGATTACTAATCATAAGAACTTTGCCATACTCAAGAAAGGAAATTGAACAGATTGTTAAATTGCGGGCTACGACGGAAGGCTTACAAGTTGAAGACGAAGCTTTGCAAACTCTGGGTGACATTGGAACTAGGACAACGCTAAGATATGTCGTTCAGTTGCTTACACCAGCTGCATTAACTGCCAAAGTTAATGGAAGAACTGTGATTAAGAAAGAAGATGTTGAGGAAGTCGGAGCTTTGTTTTTGGATGCTAAATCATCGGCTAAAATCCTGACACAGCATAAAGATAAATACATGAAATAA
- the LOC124303963 gene encoding nuclear pore complex protein Nup160 homolog, with translation MEFPLGYREVIPDQTLPEKWKEIVINAGGSQSTLQDIKVPERAGGYSYKDSTKHFTRNRFIYWRISHDVLELVEHSLDVNLANCKVRYKFTDRPLLDGISIHETVNSVVILVVTVSSVHKLTFPHPDKIHRQEHVLGSHPDLSVPSILNDASNNIVNANTGTTNTSVPHAAASWLTLPQEEALFALAYSTGNILLIRLDTMTGLTHTTELKQDSIVPRFLSGIATAFRGRNSEGHVPMSLVLHSYGHEMYLFALCREGNVRMWACSKAQCVAVADIAMDSRVPLQGVQGHILKKTVGVNDNELYLGTFLKFGTGCEFSILKPLQDAGLFKFVRICTLFAPDQHLVDFSFTPTRLWAVWRTTDMDTVAVTHARLPLNGAQVNSEWETAVLVQPPDRDYIVSDPGTDPRQAYIGYIFHPGQFPLADITRALSIYRRSNIITDTSLSPAVLKERVCMAVEAQIQAEVMDYELSDDDYLEIANRCWSKFYSCVIQYYANGTKPVGLLLLPNVYGAVLLKKSAFSLLRPMEALEHLMLCNDKSYVQRFSTTPVLSQDEDTCQNLITLMSALVLLDNQLTEDLKSGIERELYHLRSPDIIIEDLLCKQVLETEDPLSDYDFQSELNRKIENINDISQAMAMLVEALTYDLGQPSKLQLDEVQEASRILLNVSHLFSSQLGMSAITESVSQITQLRFSICRNLLILQQLVLKRPEAFDPRSLHSINSSLAPRTVVLTQAYYAVMWICESTASSSPTQTLLDTSIQHLSLLKLSDSGVNIVQRQQRSLSLLELFMHSGGAKHAHTLMAHTITDTCGLVPWHESMLTHVTLMAQFVWPISGNFIFPEWLLSSCQHLLVQEYVRMLSTWCEWNSASRKFIMAVSLLEMGETHKACDQFLGACNGILTDTFLASTLLDACIVSESSMRVNYFLKVIQLFEHHNAADCIIELAETAITIAEDDNPNLPTLHSIVFRQHLNLEHHTEAYHWLNSNPDPSRKVDCLRQLVATLFERNKLLELVTFPYVEMYEDLERIIEGRARSMDLMENNYYNFLYSFHINKGNMRKAASVMYEQGMRLGQESHSPAIILKQSRCLLACINALHLVKERYRWIVRPVADQRQSGETDPVKKRSIDGREVLHYKVKKQVEVLELKEIKDEYYIVTARLKLAKLSPELQTIAHAGPSELVAILSNVGLYTTALHLCDRFSLSKTSVLENLASQCVTLSYQEDIDAWDWLIHNEIFDKGVSDSNVTNIAWRLLEHLTLKHERDNSSELHKAVTKNLLHHGAFLPQWLMSSYKERNAAEILRLILNSGRLLEANAIALEYIGAVLGRGKEYFGLTTPLVATSPAVWLPLNTLELLLLELEHASKTDPMYIESYEELKETLDYYIETVIRVSEDMIQMKTNSRVV, from the exons ATGGAGTTCCCTCTTGGTTACAGGGAAGTTATACCCGATCAAACATTACCGGAGAAGTGGAAAGAAATCGTGATAAATGCCG GCGGTAGTCAAAGTACTTTACAAGATATAAAAGTCCCTGAGAGAGCGGGCGGATACTCTTACAAAGACAGCACTAAGCATTTTACAAGAAATCGTTTCATCTACTGGCGCATATCCCACGACGTTCTTGAACTTGTCGAGCACAGTCTAGATGTGAATCTTGCCAACTGTAAAGTAAGATACAAATTTACGGACCGGCCACTCTTGGATGGAATATCTATACATGAGACAGTTAACTCTGTTGTGATATTAGTGGTCACTGTATCCAGTGTTCACAAACTCACTTTTCCACATCCAGATAAAATACATCGACAG GAACATGTATTGGGCTCTCACCCGGACCTTAGTGTTCCATCAATCCTTAACGATGCATCGAACAATATTGTTAATGCCAATACAGGGACAACGA ACACATCAGTGCCACATGCAGCAGCCTCATGGCTGACTTTACCTCAAGAAGAAGCATTGTTTGCGCTCGCATACAGCACTGGAAACATTTTATTAATCCGTCTTGATACAATGACTGGGCTTACTCATACAACTGAATTGAAACAAGATTCAATTGTTCCCCGATTTCTGTCCGGCATCGCGACTGCTTTTAGAGGCCGTAATTCTGAAGGGCACGTCCCAATGTCGCTTGTCCTACATTCGTATGGTCACGAAATGTACCTTTTCGCTCTATGTCGGGAAGGAAATGTCAGGATGTGGGCCTGCAGTAAAGCCCAGTGTGTGGCAGTTGCAGATATTGCCATGGACAGCAGAGTTCCTTTGCAGGGAGTGCAAGGacacattttgaaaaaaacagttGGAGTCAATGACAACGAACTTTATTTgggaacatttttaaaatttggaaCTGGATGCGAGTTTAGCATCCTTAAACCACTGCAGGATGCTGGACTCTTCAAATTTGTCAGGATTTGTACTTTATTTGCGCCAGAT CAACATTTGGTCGATTTTTCCTTCACACCAACTCGACTGTGGGCAGTGTGGCGAACGACAGACATGGACACAGTAGCCGTGACACATGCAAGGCTACCATTGAATGGTGCACAAGTAAACTCTGAATGGGAAACTGCAGTGCTAGTGCAACCGCCAGACAGAGATTACATCGTGAGTGATCCTGGAACAGATCCAAGGCAGGCATACATTGgctatatttttcatcctgGTCAATTTCCGTTAGCGGACATAACTCGTGCCTTGAGCATTTATCGACGCTCTAACATTATAACAGACACGTCGCTGTCTCCTGCAGTTCTGAAGGAACGTGTGTGTATGGCAGTAGAAGCTCAAATTCAAGCAGAAGTAATGGATTACGAGCTTTCAGATGATGACTATTTAGAGATAGCCAATCGCTGCTGGTCCAAATTCTATTCCTGTGTAATCCAATACTACGCCAATGGTACAAAACCTGTTGGGTTGTTGTTATTACCAAATGTATATGGGGCAGTTTTGCTGAAAAAGTCAGCGTTTTCCCTGTTACGGCCAATGGAGGCGCTTGAACATTTAATGTTATGCAATGACAAATCATATGTGCAAAGATTCAGTACTACACCAGTCTTGTCCCAAGATGAAGATACTTGTCAAAATTTAATCACATTGATGTCCGCATTAGTTTTGCTCGACAATCAATTGACTGAGGATTTGAAAAGTGGAATTGAACGCGAACTATATCATTTACGCAGTCCAGACATTATTATTGAAGATTTGTTATGCAAACAAGTACTAGAGACTGAAGACCCT ttATCCGATTACGATTTTCAATCGGAATTAAATCGTAAAATAGAGAACATCAATGACATCTCACAAGCGATGGCTATGCTGGTAGAAGCACTGACTTATGATCTTGGTCAACCAAGTAAATTGCAGCTCGATGAGGTGCAGGAAGCCTCTCGAATCCTGCTGAATGTCAGTCACTTGTTCAGCAGCCAGTTAGGAATGTCAGCCATAACTGAAAGCGTATCGCAAATTACTCAGCTCAGATTTTCAATCTGTAGAAATCTGCTGATCCTACAACAATTAGTTTTGAAGCGGCCTGAAGCATTTGATCCAAGGTCCTTACACTCCATAAATTCTTCACTGGCACCTAGAACGGTTGTTCTAACACAAGCGTATTATGCAGTTATGTGGATTTGTGAATCAACCGCCAGTTCGTCACCAACTCAAACTTTACT agacaCCAGTATTCAGCATCTAAGCCTTTTAAAGCTTTCAGATTCTGGAGTAAATATTGTTCAGAGACAACAGAGATCATTGTCTCTTTTAGAATTGTTTATGCATAGCGGAGGTGCAAAACATGCCCACACTTTGATGGCTCATACAATAACTGATACGTGTGGCCTTGTACCATGGCATGAAAGTATGCTAACACATGTTACTCTGATGGCTCAGTTCGT TTGGCCAATATcaggaaattttatttttcccgaaTGGCTTTTATCAAGCTGTCAGCATTTGCTTGTTCAAGAGTACGTTAGAATGTTAAGTACTTGGTGCGAATGGAACAGTGCCTCTCGCAAATTTATCATGGCAGTGTCTTTGCTTGAAATGGGTGAAACACACAAGGCCTGTGATCAATTCCTTGGAGCGTGCAACGGGATTTTGACAGACACATTTTTGGCCAGCACCTTACTAGATGCCTGTATAGTGTCTGAAAGTAGCATGCGAGTTAATTACTTCTTGAAGGTGATCCAGCTGTTTGAACATCATAATGCCGCAGATTGTATAATAGAGCTGGCAGAAACTGCAATCACAATAGCTGAAGATGACAACCCAAATTTGCCCACGCTCCATTCAATCGTATTTAGACAACATCTGAATCTCGAACATCATACAGAAGCATATCATTGGCTTAATTCTAACCCAGATCCTTCCCGAAAAGTTGACTGCTTGAGGCAACTAGTAGCAACATTATTTGAGAGGAACAAATTACTGGAATTAGTTACATTTCCTTATGTCGAGATGTACGAAGATCTGGAAAGAATTATTGAAGGCAGGGCACGGAGTATGGATCTTatggaaaataattactatAATTTTCTCTATAGCTTCCATATAAATAAGGGAAACATGCGAAAAG ctgCTTCAGTGATGTACGAACAAGGCATGCGACTAGGACAGGAATCCCATTCTCCTGCAATTATACTGAAACAGTCTCGATGTTTGTTGGCTTGTATCAATGCACTGCATCTTGTAAAGGAAAGATATAGATGGATTGTGCGCCCTGTGGCTGATCAAAGGCAATCGGGGGAAACTGATCCCGTAAAAAAACGGAGTATAGATGGCAGGGAAGTTTTGCATTATAAAGTGAAGAAACAAGTAGAAGTGTTAGAATTGAAAGAGATCAAAGATGAGTATTACATCGTTACAGCAAGATTAAAATTAGCCAAATTAAGTCCGGAGTTACAAACAATCGCACATGCTG GGCCGTCCGAACTTGTCGCAATTTTATCCAATGTTGGTTTGTACACGACTGCTTTACACTTGTGTGACCGATTTAGTTTATCGAAAACTTCTGTACTTGAAAATCTGGCCTCACAATGCGTAACTCTGAGCTATCAAGAAGACATTGACGCTTGGGATTGGCTAATACATAACGAAATTTTTG ATAAAGGTGTATCAGATTCGAATGTCACAAATATTGCTTGGAGATTATTGGAGCATCTCACATTGAAACACGAACGGGATAATAGCAGTGAATTGCACAAAGCTGTTACGAAAAATCTACTGCATCACGGTGCCTTTCTTCCACAGTGGCTAATGTCTTCTTACAAA gaaCGCAATGCGGCAGAAATTCTGAGACTTATTTTAAATTCCGGTCGACTTTTAGAAGCGAATGCAATAGCTCTTGAATACATTGGTGCTGTGTTGGGTAGAGGGAAAGAGTATTTTGGTTTGACAACACCACTGGTAGCTACGTCACCTGCTGTGTGGCTTCCATTGAACACATTAGAATTGCTTCTACTAGAACTTGAACATGCTAGCAAAACAGATCCCATGTATATAGAG aGCTACgaagaattgaaagaaacCTTAGACTACTACATCGAAACAGTTATCAGAGTTTCAGAAGATATGATACAAATGAAAACAAACAGTCGAGTTGTTTAA